Proteins from a genomic interval of Clostridium sp. 'deep sea':
- a CDS encoding M56 family metallopeptidase: MFQIILTMSFSASIVIIIILAIRQLLKHHLSKTFIYSLWALVLLRLLLPVSIESNFSIFNIINLKNSVNLTINNNDLALENDPIILSNNAIYNESPIIKDSQINSNNIATDRFNHKQNIAEDTQVSVTNKLFHIVKIIWLFVMCALFLFFLINYIHFYRLLIDATKFKDDLKTPIYMSDKVDSPIIHGLINPKIIIPSYFKFNEEELGYIIAHEQTHLKRLDHLAKPVSLLLVCIHWFNPLVWLAFFVAMKDMELSCDEKALRKYDKKHQTDYAKTLLKMSIHQNHWSINPLVAFGEKNIKSRVKSALNFKHLSGKLRLVGLTVIVVLTIVLISDANKNNKIDRENIAMEKHVNDANDILNSKAINKTNSKDSNQPLQSTYRQIQKIGEDYGYENTIFYSEGEEEITLLAYNTEFTKGLLIYLTKDLELIYTKEFKTNEALSGFDCLIKYGDFRNQDYLLATIFKKNERTTGSTKIIGDSKIVAIPKDDLSALYVLGEYVAYYQAQGEIPTSIDFTLTISGDYIAYCDVDSYFKVQHIKTGDVYVSNENTTRVAQAMPVDLTSLPVQSFMPIVEYQDNSSYLFFNRDTKEFVIGTLLSGSLLQSNTIDLMDLSTQLAPLNNYLCDQDLHVEEFYIFKQSIIVFYDSSKVLCYDLIKEKVHDLNIKGTASTGPHNVKRLNNDLLAVITADKLLLYDEVEKTVKIVKDYDSNTMYDYDISSNGTKLVYTTASDELFVHDLITNETIQVNYKKDFETNIRGIKPVFSMYDNKIAFIVIGNQEGQTLGIIEPDYSISYTHIHNSLESSLSIKWLRDGSISYISDYSIAFLSNNFTNVDKWQVYKEIELYENNEILPTVSVSGRYILYQNQDRKLERYDCITGEIFISSEQPQKGYYQFAELLQVIVGSKDGQKIELID; encoded by the coding sequence ATGTTTCAAATTATATTAACAATGAGCTTTTCTGCTTCTATTGTTATTATCATCATTTTGGCGATAAGACAATTATTAAAACATCACTTATCAAAAACTTTTATTTACAGTTTATGGGCACTAGTTTTATTAAGACTCTTATTGCCTGTTAGTATTGAAAGTAATTTTAGTATATTTAATATAATTAATCTTAAAAACAGTGTAAATTTAACCATAAACAACAATGATTTAGCGCTAGAAAATGATCCAATTATCTTAAGCAATAATGCTATCTACAATGAATCGCCTATAATTAAAGATTCACAGATTAATTCTAATAATATAGCAACTGATAGATTTAATCATAAACAAAACATCGCTGAAGATACTCAAGTTAGTGTTACTAACAAACTTTTTCACATAGTTAAAATTATCTGGCTATTTGTTATGTGTGCTTTATTCTTGTTTTTCCTAATAAATTATATTCATTTTTATAGATTACTTATTGATGCTACAAAATTTAAAGACGATTTAAAGACTCCTATTTATATGTCTGATAAAGTAGATTCTCCAATCATTCATGGATTGATTAATCCTAAAATTATTATTCCAAGCTATTTTAAGTTTAATGAAGAAGAACTAGGCTATATCATAGCTCATGAACAAACTCATTTAAAAAGACTTGACCATCTAGCAAAACCAGTGTCATTACTACTGGTCTGCATACATTGGTTTAATCCGCTTGTTTGGCTAGCTTTTTTTGTTGCCATGAAGGATATGGAGCTCTCTTGTGACGAAAAGGCTCTTCGGAAATATGATAAGAAACATCAAACAGATTATGCCAAAACTTTACTAAAGATGTCCATTCATCAAAATCATTGGAGCATAAATCCGCTAGTTGCCTTTGGCGAGAAAAATATAAAGTCACGAGTTAAATCTGCACTAAACTTTAAACATTTATCAGGGAAGCTTAGACTTGTAGGACTTACTGTTATTGTAGTTCTTACTATTGTTTTAATATCAGATGCTAATAAAAATAACAAAATAGATAGAGAAAATATAGCAATGGAAAAGCATGTTAATGATGCTAACGATATTCTAAACTCGAAAGCAATTAACAAAACTAATAGTAAAGATTCAAACCAACCTCTTCAATCAACATATAGACAAATACAGAAGATTGGTGAAGATTACGGCTATGAAAATACAATATTTTACAGTGAAGGTGAAGAAGAGATTACCTTACTAGCATATAATACTGAGTTTACTAAAGGACTACTCATTTATCTGACTAAAGATTTAGAGCTTATTTATACTAAAGAATTTAAAACAAACGAAGCGCTGTCTGGCTTTGATTGTTTAATTAAATACGGTGACTTTAGAAATCAAGACTATTTACTAGCTACTATATTTAAAAAAAATGAAAGAACAACTGGTTCTACTAAAATCATTGGGGATTCTAAAATTGTTGCAATTCCTAAGGATGATTTATCTGCTCTTTATGTTTTAGGTGAGTATGTTGCTTATTATCAAGCGCAGGGAGAGATTCCAACAAGTATTGATTTTACATTAACTATTTCAGGAGACTATATCGCCTATTGTGATGTAGATTCATATTTTAAAGTTCAACATATTAAAACAGGTGATGTCTACGTAAGCAATGAAAATACAACTCGTGTTGCACAAGCTATGCCTGTTGATTTAACAAGCCTCCCTGTTCAATCATTTATGCCAATTGTTGAGTACCAAGACAATTCTAGTTATTTATTTTTTAATCGAGATACTAAGGAATTTGTTATAGGAACATTATTAAGTGGATCGCTTTTACAATCTAATACTATTGACTTAATGGATTTAAGTACTCAACTGGCACCACTAAATAATTATTTATGTGATCAAGATTTGCATGTTGAAGAATTCTATATATTTAAACAAAGTATTATTGTTTTTTACGACTCCTCAAAAGTATTGTGTTACGATTTAATAAAAGAAAAGGTACATGACCTTAACATCAAAGGTACTGCTAGTACAGGCCCACACAATGTAAAAAGGTTAAACAACGACTTATTAGCAGTAATCACTGCTGATAAATTATTACTCTATGATGAAGTAGAAAAAACAGTGAAAATTGTTAAAGACTATGACTCAAATACAATGTATGATTATGATATTTCCTCAAATGGAACTAAGCTTGTGTACACAACAGCTAGTGACGAACTTTTTGTACATGATTTAATTACTAATGAAACAATACAAGTTAATTATAAAAAAGATTTTGAAACTAATATAAGGGGTATTAAACCTGTTTTTTCAATGTATGACAATAAAATTGCTTTTATTGTCATCGGTAATCAAGAAGGTCAAACCTTAGGAATTATTGAACCTGATTATTCCATTAGTTATACCCACATTCACAACTCCTTAGAAAGTTCATTAAGTATTAAATGGCTTAGAGATGGTTCGATTAGTTATATAAGTGACTATTCAATTGCTTTTCTAAGTAATAATTTTACAAACGTCGATAAATGGCAAGTATATAAAGAAATCGAGTTATATGAAAATAACGAGATTTTACCAACTGTTAGTGTAAGTGGACGATATATTCTCTATCAAAATCAAGACAGAAAACTTGAACGTTATGATTGTATAACCGGTGAAATCTTCATTAGCAGTGAACAACCTCAAAAAGGTTATTACCAATTTGCTGAATTACTACAAGTTATTGTCGGAAGCAAAGATGGTCAAAAAATAGAGCTTATTGACTAA
- a CDS encoding BlaI/MecI/CopY family transcriptional regulator, with product MNIKVFDAEYKFMEIVWNCSHINSTALVKLCESKLGWKKSTTYTTIKRLSKRGIVKNENAIVTYLVSKNEVCLKESRDHLNKLYNGSVKMFLTNFLSKETLSKKEILELKSIIDEEIEKVSE from the coding sequence ATGAATATCAAGGTCTTTGATGCAGAATACAAGTTTATGGAAATAGTATGGAATTGTAGCCATATTAATTCAACAGCATTAGTTAAACTATGTGAATCAAAATTAGGATGGAAAAAATCTACAACTTACACAACAATAAAACGCTTATCAAAACGTGGCATTGTCAAAAACGAAAATGCAATTGTTACTTATTTAGTATCAAAAAATGAAGTTTGCCTAAAAGAAAGTCGAGATCATCTAAATAAATTATATAATGGTTCTGTTAAAATGTTTTTAACTAATTTCTTAAGTAAGGAAACTTTATCAAAAAAAGAAATTTTAGAATTAAAATCAATTATTGATGAGGAAATAGAAAAAGTATCAGAATAA
- a CDS encoding BlaI/MecI/CopY family transcriptional regulator has protein sequence MNLTNAEMLIMNLLWNNGQLRANQISEYMIDEKGWKKNTTYTLINRLVKKGAIEKVNPGFLCRPLIQVEEARIKETRQLLDKIYNGSFKLLVQNFIQNEDLSKDDIEEILKMIDEVKKNE, from the coding sequence ATGAATTTAACAAATGCAGAAATGCTTATAATGAATTTATTATGGAATAACGGTCAATTAAGAGCTAATCAAATTTCAGAATATATGATCGATGAGAAGGGATGGAAGAAAAATACAACATACACTTTGATTAATAGATTAGTTAAAAAAGGTGCTATTGAAAAAGTGAATCCAGGATTTTTATGTAGGCCATTAATACAAGTTGAGGAAGCTAGAATTAAGGAAACAAGACAATTATTAGATAAAATATATAATGGTTCTTTTAAATTACTCGTTCAGAATTTCATACAAAATGAAGATTTAAGTAAAGATGATATTGAAGAGATATTAAAGATGATTGATGAGGTAAAAAAGAATGAGTGA
- a CDS encoding M56 family metallopeptidase encodes MSEIFIKILNLSILGSFLALAVLIFRSLFYKNIKKSVFYLLWIIVFVKLICPIEFGVPMKVDLFEYNTTFGLQGTDNNAFINEEVLSIDSKAEDNAGLKEILKNQPVKNNMNHYDETVVKAIPTSSSYSLLQVITYIWLSGVILLIGIFVFSYIKGYSKLNIQLIESDNEIYRLVQGSNIKLYRGCVNGPMVIGIFNSKIILPYNLNQDNKLIQYALIHERQHLKFYDNTINAILLFIVLIHWFNPLVWLSYYYFKLDIEGFCDERVIAQIGEGNKTNYAEAIIQFAKNEHKLSPLYMLAFGKKNTKKRIKAILAYKSWKLPSVIAAIIIVALVSLGFMTQSGSNSFGDDVIESIEGMKSQKAQLRFVALENTDYKFYGTSISDGLITITNGKDNNDRLFGFANTKGEVVIKPIYLSTLGGFSEGLAYVITENRQAKYIDSKGKVVIDKVKGKPFYKGDMFIDGYATVRTEEGSYVIDTMGQVILEPTEVKYQYTNLGNGYFQNATSTVTNDLIGVVDIYGNIIYEGKARFYGIGDGDTCFYTLDGEVFGLMDTSSMKVIENPFFYPLSKFSNNKAIVVTQDNIFYIINELGKKIVNLTERYSDIDPSKVSSLGVARFALGFTNDKGAILIDDAGDIIIKTEYDYIGSFADENSQIAFCKKNNKYGYINLEGNELLEPAYDRITNGDEGKGFVFMDRKPYVFSYSQSDIATSPYNIIDDAIVNEVILKKDFTGLFDEVIHLAGFSSSTIDYFRNRMVGTTVNITKDLFEINSAKVGSSVTIINPKYRYVNIEMIEEKTLGWSINVDNREFKAFIQVLNDSGEATGSYFALFSDSLWLVNLSWDQKVVMNILGMTAKENMKINQYDTNSYNDASMKVIEDSVTAFGLSLEFSYYGDDIGEYGQWYELEKLVDNTWCKIPLTDDEEMTWDSIAYEVGKNEPRTERVEWFGVYGQLTQGKYRIIKLFHDFRESEDYSKYYLSAEFIID; translated from the coding sequence ATGAGTGAGATTTTTATTAAAATACTTAATTTAAGTATATTAGGTAGTTTTCTTGCATTGGCAGTATTAATTTTTAGAAGCTTATTTTATAAAAATATTAAAAAAAGTGTATTTTATCTCTTGTGGATTATTGTATTTGTAAAATTGATATGCCCTATAGAATTTGGTGTACCAATGAAGGTGGATTTATTTGAATATAATACCACGTTTGGATTACAAGGTACTGATAACAATGCATTTATTAATGAAGAAGTACTGAGTATTGATTCAAAAGCAGAGGATAATGCAGGTTTAAAAGAGATATTAAAGAATCAACCAGTTAAAAATAATATGAATCATTACGATGAAACAGTTGTTAAGGCTATACCAACGAGTAGCTCCTATTCTTTGTTGCAGGTTATTACATATATTTGGTTAAGTGGAGTTATATTGCTCATTGGCATTTTTGTTTTTTCTTACATTAAAGGGTATTCAAAATTAAATATACAACTTATTGAGAGTGACAATGAAATATATCGTTTAGTGCAGGGTTCAAATATCAAGTTATATCGAGGGTGTGTTAATGGACCAATGGTTATTGGTATTTTTAACTCAAAGATTATATTGCCGTATAATCTTAATCAAGATAATAAACTTATTCAATATGCTTTAATCCATGAAAGACAACATTTAAAATTTTATGATAACACTATAAATGCTATACTGCTATTTATAGTACTGATTCATTGGTTTAACCCTTTGGTTTGGTTATCTTATTATTATTTTAAACTTGACATAGAAGGTTTTTGCGATGAACGTGTTATTGCTCAAATTGGCGAGGGTAATAAAACAAATTATGCAGAAGCTATTATTCAATTTGCTAAAAATGAGCATAAATTATCGCCGTTATATATGTTGGCATTTGGTAAGAAAAATACAAAAAAACGTATAAAAGCAATATTAGCATATAAGTCATGGAAATTGCCTTCAGTTATTGCTGCAATTATTATTGTTGCTCTTGTTAGTCTTGGGTTTATGACTCAAAGTGGATCTAATAGTTTTGGTGATGATGTTATAGAGAGTATTGAAGGTATGAAATCACAGAAAGCTCAATTAAGATTTGTAGCACTAGAGAATACTGATTATAAATTTTATGGAACATCGATATCGGATGGGTTAATAACAATAACCAATGGTAAAGATAATAATGATAGATTATTTGGCTTTGCGAATACAAAAGGTGAGGTTGTCATAAAGCCTATTTATTTATCTACGCTTGGTGGATTTAGTGAAGGTTTAGCTTATGTGATTACTGAAAATAGACAAGCAAAATATATTGATAGCAAAGGGAAAGTTGTTATCGATAAAGTTAAGGGTAAACCATTTTATAAGGGAGATATGTTTATAGATGGTTATGCAACGGTACGAACGGAAGAAGGTTCTTATGTGATAGATACAATGGGTCAAGTCATTTTAGAGCCAACAGAAGTGAAATATCAATATACTAATCTTGGTAATGGATATTTTCAAAATGCAACATCCACTGTAACGAATGATTTAATTGGTGTTGTAGATATTTATGGAAATATAATTTATGAAGGTAAAGCAAGGTTTTATGGAATTGGTGACGGGGATACATGCTTTTATACTTTGGACGGAGAAGTTTTTGGTTTGATGGATACAAGTAGTATGAAAGTTATAGAAAACCCTTTTTTCTATCCATTGAGTAAATTTAGTAATAATAAGGCTATTGTAGTGACACAAGATAACATCTTTTATATTATCAATGAATTAGGAAAAAAAATTGTTAATTTAACAGAAAGGTATTCAGATATTGATCCATCAAAAGTCAGTTCATTAGGGGTTGCTAGATTTGCTTTAGGATTCACAAATGACAAAGGTGCTATCCTTATTGATGATGCTGGTGATATTATAATCAAGACAGAATATGATTACATAGGTAGCTTTGCAGACGAAAATAGTCAAATAGCTTTCTGTAAAAAGAATAATAAATACGGGTATATTAATTTAGAAGGTAATGAGTTACTTGAACCTGCTTATGATAGAATTACAAATGGTGACGAGGGTAAAGGATTTGTGTTTATGGATCGTAAACCATATGTGTTTAGTTATAGTCAAAGTGACATAGCTACTAGCCCCTATAATATTATTGATGATGCAATAGTAAATGAAGTTATTCTAAAAAAAGATTTTACGGGATTGTTTGATGAAGTAATCCATTTAGCAGGATTTTCATCTTCAACTATAGACTATTTTAGAAATAGAATGGTTGGAACAACTGTTAATATTACTAAAGATTTATTTGAAATAAATTCTGCTAAAGTTGGTAGTAGTGTTACAATAATTAATCCAAAGTATCGTTATGTTAATATAGAAATGATAGAAGAAAAAACTCTTGGATGGTCTATAAATGTAGATAATCGTGAGTTTAAAGCCTTCATTCAAGTGTTAAATGACAGTGGAGAAGCTACTGGTAGTTATTTTGCATTATTTAGTGATTCCCTTTGGTTAGTCAATCTCTCTTGGGATCAAAAAGTTGTGATGAATATACTTGGAATGACTGCTAAAGAAAATATGAAGATAAATCAGTATGATACTAATTCATATAACGATGCATCCATGAAAGTTATAGAAGATTCTGTGACTGCTTTTGGTTTGTCTTTAGAGTTTTCTTATTATGGAGATGATATTGGTGAATATGGACAATGGTATGAATTAGAAAAGTTAGTTGACAATACATGGTGTAAAATTCCTTTGACAGATGATGAAGAAATGACATGGGATTCTATTGCCTATGAAGTAGGTAAGAATGAACCTAGAACTGAAAGGGTAGAGTGGTTTGGAGTTTATGGACAATTGACACAAGGGAAATATAGAATTATTAAATTATTTCATGATTTTAGAGAATCAGAAGATTATTCTAAATATTATCTTTCAGCAGAATTTATAATCGACTAG
- a CDS encoding M50 family metallopeptidase, translating to MSKQPKKKKIVWQKYIGMAFFIIIGAICGLLIATYMDSNAAENISLGEKLLSYFSLIVVMFIAIFLHLIIHEAGHLVFGLLTGYSFSSFRIMSFMWVKEKKQIKFKRLTIAGTGGQCLMAPPNLVDGKIPVVLYNLGGSFMNIITGLIFLSLYFIFQNVPLISTVMLMMTAIGFIFAIMNGVPIRMGLVDNDGYNAFALSRNPDAQRSFWVQMKVNEKLTKAVRLKDMPDEWFAVPSDEKMKNSMVAVMGVFACNRMIDSQNFAQAYKLINHLLEIESGIVELHRNLMVCDCVYCELIGENRSDVLAQLFTPKIKKFMRSMKTFPSVLRTEYSYALLSEKNIVKAERVKVKFEECAKTYPYASDIQAERELMDISDQTSKEVKI from the coding sequence ATGAGTAAACAACCAAAAAAGAAAAAGATTGTATGGCAGAAGTACATCGGAATGGCTTTTTTTATAATTATAGGTGCTATATGTGGCTTATTAATAGCAACCTATATGGATTCCAATGCAGCAGAAAATATATCACTTGGAGAAAAGCTACTATCCTATTTCTCTTTAATAGTTGTAATGTTTATTGCAATCTTTCTTCATTTAATCATTCATGAGGCAGGACATCTTGTATTTGGATTGTTGACCGGATACAGTTTTAGTTCTTTCCGCATTATGAGTTTTATGTGGGTTAAAGAAAAGAAGCAAATTAAATTTAAAAGACTTACTATTGCTGGAACAGGTGGACAATGCCTTATGGCTCCGCCCAATCTAGTTGATGGCAAAATACCTGTGGTGCTCTATAATCTTGGTGGCTCATTTATGAACATTATCACAGGGTTAATTTTTCTTAGCCTTTACTTTATTTTTCAAAATGTACCGCTTATTTCTACAGTTATGTTAATGATGACTGCTATTGGCTTTATTTTTGCAATTATGAATGGCGTTCCGATACGAATGGGGCTAGTTGATAATGATGGCTACAACGCTTTTGCATTGAGTCGCAACCCTGATGCCCAACGTTCCTTTTGGGTGCAAATGAAAGTAAATGAAAAACTCACAAAAGCAGTACGACTTAAAGATATGCCTGATGAATGGTTTGCTGTTCCATCAGACGAAAAAATGAAAAACAGCATGGTTGCTGTAATGGGTGTATTTGCTTGTAACCGTATGATAGATAGCCAAAACTTTGCACAAGCATATAAACTCATAAACCATCTTCTTGAAATTGAAAGTGGTATTGTAGAGCTTCATCGTAATTTAATGGTTTGTGACTGTGTCTACTGCGAACTGATTGGCGAAAACCGATCAGATGTTTTGGCACAGCTATTTACCCCAAAAATAAAAAAATTCATGAGGTCAATGAAAACATTTCCTTCTGTGTTGCGAACTGAGTATTCATATGCCCTACTATCAGAAAAGAATATTGTAAAAGCAGAACGTGTTAAAGTAAAGTTTGAAGAATGTGCAAAAACCTATCCGTATGCAAGTGATATTCAGGCGGAACGAGAATTGATGGATATTTCAGACCAAACAAGCAAGGAAGTAAAAATCTAA
- a CDS encoding BlaI/MecI/CopY family transcriptional regulator has protein sequence MMDYKLTESEKKFANLIWENEPIVSGDLVKLSEKDMKWKKSTTYTVLKKLCEKGIFQNEKATVTSLINKDEYNAKQGIRFVEDTFGGSLPKFLTAFIRTKKLSNRQAEELKKLIDEHKEV, from the coding sequence ATGATGGATTATAAACTTACAGAAAGTGAAAAAAAATTTGCGAACTTAATCTGGGAGAATGAGCCAATTGTTTCAGGTGACCTTGTGAAGTTATCTGAAAAAGATATGAAATGGAAAAAATCCACAACATATACAGTACTGAAGAAGTTATGTGAAAAGGGCATTTTTCAAAATGAGAAGGCTACCGTTACATCTTTAATTAATAAGGATGAATATAATGCCAAGCAAGGCATACGTTTTGTTGAGGATACCTTTGGAGGATCCTTACCGAAATTTCTAACAGCTTTTATTAGAACAAAAAAATTAAGTAATCGCCAAGCTGAAGAGTTGAAAAAGTTAATTGATGAACATAAGGAGGTATAA
- a CDS encoding M56 family metallopeptidase — protein MSDLFFSVLNMSLTGSYVILFVIFIRLLLKKAPKVISYALWAVVAFRLIIPFSFESMFSLMPWNAKAVPIPHDIIYQQSSQINSGIEAVDSFVSQLIPKSATGASINPLKFYAEIGTYIWVFGIVVILAYSYISILILKRQLKSAELVENNILEAKNLKTPFVLGLIKPKIYLPAGLNDEERNYILLHEQTHIQRKDNVIKILSFFILAIYWFNPLVWVAFILMGRDMELSCDERVLKKMNEDNKKTYANLLLSLATGSHILNATPLAFSEGNVKRRIKNVLNYKKPSFMVIFFSIIITIAIGIGLITNPINTTKISDTRDILEISEKWAEELKNRDGKARYELMSPESKADYYNSLVDINGEEYPWVIGCSSPYVVSYEIKASGTSAVITYITETSEPKEYIYQEQLFFDNQGGKTFVNKCNVIVSYLRKDLYEEAIKIQKQVEEGHQTWHLSSESVVLEFVHRDLGVEGGEIISSSSNNVVFKKTNGEEIKIKLYRPININNGFLAIYEYSIGTTHYILDDNYLAPQTFSN, from the coding sequence ATGAGTGATTTGTTTTTTTCTGTTTTAAATATGAGCCTTACTGGAAGCTATGTAATTCTCTTTGTTATATTTATTAGGTTACTACTTAAAAAAGCTCCAAAGGTTATTTCCTATGCTTTGTGGGCGGTGGTTGCTTTTCGACTTATAATTCCATTCTCATTTGAGAGTATGTTTAGCCTTATGCCGTGGAATGCAAAAGCTGTGCCAATCCCCCATGATATCATCTATCAGCAAAGTTCACAGATTAATAGTGGGATAGAAGCAGTTGATTCATTTGTAAGTCAATTGATACCTAAATCGGCTACAGGTGCTAGTATTAATCCATTAAAATTCTATGCAGAAATAGGGACATATATTTGGGTTTTTGGAATTGTAGTCATACTTGCTTATAGCTACATATCCATTTTGATCTTAAAAAGACAGCTTAAAAGTGCAGAGTTAGTAGAAAACAATATTTTAGAAGCTAAGAATTTGAAAACTCCATTTGTATTAGGATTAATAAAACCGAAGATTTATTTGCCAGCTGGATTGAACGATGAAGAGAGAAACTATATTTTATTACACGAGCAGACTCATATTCAGAGAAAAGACAACGTAATAAAAATACTATCATTCTTTATATTAGCTATATATTGGTTTAATCCTCTTGTATGGGTTGCATTTATATTAATGGGCAGAGATATGGAGCTTTCTTGTGACGAACGAGTACTAAAAAAAATGAATGAAGATAATAAAAAAACGTATGCTAATTTGCTATTATCATTAGCTACGGGAAGTCATATTTTAAATGCTACTCCTCTTGCCTTTAGCGAAGGGAATGTAAAAAGGAGGATTAAAAACGTCTTAAACTACAAAAAACCAAGTTTTATGGTCATTTTTTTCTCGATCATTATTACAATAGCAATTGGGATTGGGCTTATAACAAACCCAATAAATACTACAAAAATCTCTGATACTAGAGATATTCTAGAGATATCTGAAAAATGGGCTGAGGAACTTAAAAATCGTGACGGTAAAGCAAGATACGAGCTTATGTCACCTGAATCTAAAGCTGATTATTACAATTCACTTGTTGATATTAATGGTGAAGAATATCCGTGGGTTATAGGATGTTCAAGTCCATATGTGGTAAGTTATGAAATAAAAGCAAGTGGTACAAGTGCAGTTATTACTTATATTACAGAGACATCTGAGCCTAAAGAATATATCTATCAAGAGCAATTATTTTTTGATAATCAAGGAGGAAAAACTTTTGTAAACAAGTGTAATGTTATAGTATCATATTTGCGAAAAGATTTATATGAAGAGGCAATTAAGATTCAAAAACAAGTTGAGGAAGGGCATCAGACTTGGCATTTAAGTTCCGAATCGGTAGTGTTAGAATTTGTTCACAGAGATTTGGGAGTGGAGGGCGGAGAAATTATTTCTTCATCAAGTAATAATGTTGTTTTCAAGAAAACTAATGGGGAGGAAATAAAAATTAAGTTATACAGACCTATAAATATTAACAATGGTTTTTTGGCAATTTATGAGTATTCAATTGGTACAACTCATTATATATTGGATGATAATTACTTAGCACCACAAACGTTTAGTAATTAG
- a CDS encoding DUF6429 family protein — translation MEDKVKELTLMLLYLTSWQENEYGFKYTRSWKGYNFNILDKLYEQDYIAGSKRAKSVGITEEGIEKARQLLKKYGIEE, via the coding sequence ATGGAAGATAAAGTTAAAGAACTTACCCTTATGCTTTTATATCTTACCTCATGGCAAGAAAATGAATACGGGTTTAAATATACTCGCAGTTGGAAAGGCTATAATTTTAATATTTTAGATAAATTATATGAACAAGACTATATTGCTGGTAGCAAGAGAGCAAAATCGGTTGGCATTACAGAAGAAGGTATTGAAAAAGCAAGACAGCTGTTAAAAAAATATGGCATTGAAGAATAG
- a CDS encoding methyltransferase dimerization domain-containing protein — translation MKPFTKIDKKHEFLFSMGLNEVKRKVIISSIQLDLFTQLEKFKTAKEVAEKMKYDISNTEHVLNALTSIDLLEKKSGKYKNREISNLYLSRNSNEFAGDMIIVYDSLSGFDDIDIVKAVEKGAESLYKDKNGLEAHKIYGDYASTLKKSQRIGRSKEICEVIKKLPEFNGFKKILDLGGGPGLIGIAIGQEKQDIKGIIFDTPETIVIAKECIREYHMEDRYSTISGDYLNDDIGSRYDFVLAIGTLNFAKDNLDVVTKKIYNSLNDNGVFMSISDGIVEEGTKPESMVLSWLPSCLKGVNFHLHQGEVSEAALKSGFKSFTRETINFTRGIFDVEVFRK, via the coding sequence ATGAAACCTTTCACAAAAATAGATAAAAAACATGAATTTTTGTTTAGTATGGGGTTAAACGAAGTAAAAAGAAAAGTAATTATTTCATCCATTCAGCTTGATTTATTTACTCAGCTAGAAAAATTTAAAACAGCAAAAGAAGTTGCAGAGAAAATGAAATATGATATTAGTAACACAGAACATGTCTTAAATGCTTTAACAAGCATAGATTTACTTGAAAAAAAATCAGGAAAATATAAAAATAGAGAAATCTCAAATTTATATCTTTCAAGAAATTCAAATGAGTTTGCTGGAGATATGATAATTGTATACGACTCTTTATCAGGATTTGATGATATAGATATTGTAAAGGCTGTAGAAAAAGGTGCTGAGAGTTTATATAAAGATAAAAATGGACTTGAAGCACATAAAATTTATGGTGATTATGCTTCAACACTAAAAAAAAGCCAGAGGATAGGTCGCTCTAAAGAAATTTGTGAAGTAATAAAGAAATTACCAGAATTTAATGGGTTTAAAAAAATACTTGATTTAGGTGGTGGACCTGGGCTTATAGGAATAGCCATAGGACAAGAAAAGCAAGATATTAAAGGAATTATATTTGATACACCTGAAACTATCGTGATTGCTAAAGAATGTATAAGAGAGTATCACATGGAAGATAGATATAGTACCATTTCAGGAGATTATCTAAATGATGATATTGGAAGTCGATACGATTTTGTATTAGCTATTGGAACCCTTAATTTTGCTAAAGATAATTTAGATGTTGTAACTAAAAAAATATATAATAGTTTAAATGATAATGGAGTATTTATGTCTATTTCTGATGGAATTGTAGAGGAAGGAACTAAACCAGAATCAATGGTTTTATCATGGCTGCCAAGTTGTTTAAAAGGTGTTAATTTTCATTTACACCAAGGAGAAGTAAGTGAAGCAGCTTTGAAAAGTGGATTTAAAAGTTTCACTAGAGAAACAATAAACTTTACAAGAGGAATATTTGATGTAGAGGTGTTTAGAAAATAA